In Vibrio bathopelagicus, the following are encoded in one genomic region:
- a CDS encoding adenylosuccinate synthase, which produces MPSIVVVGANWGDEGKGRIVDFLADQASASIRFQGGNNAGHTVVNDFGTFKLHQLPSGIFNPDCTGVLGPGMVISPAALTEEIAEVQAAGIKVKMAISDRATLCLPLHALEDTLEEERLGDGAYGSTRQGIAPAYGDRVMKKGILVGWLNQPEILEQRIQFLLDWKMPQLKALYPQCDFTQTASEMTEWLLEVTKAWRPFICNVTEPLKALQSQDANLLFEAQLGAGRDLVYGEYPWTTSSNVTAAYAGIGSGLPALRPERVIAVAKAFSSSVGTGTLVTAMEEQDSFRESSNEYGATTGRPRDMGYFDAVATRNGVDLQAATEIALTKIDCLSGLSELKICTAYSGEHTENPIWPQTAELKPVYEDMAGWDEDITGCRTFESLPQAAQDYVTRIEELMGVPIVMVSVGPEREQMIIRA; this is translated from the coding sequence ATGCCATCTATTGTTGTTGTAGGCGCAAACTGGGGCGACGAAGGCAAAGGCCGTATCGTTGATTTTTTAGCAGACCAAGCTTCTGCTAGCATTCGCTTTCAAGGCGGAAACAATGCTGGTCATACCGTGGTAAATGACTTCGGTACGTTCAAACTGCATCAACTTCCAAGTGGTATTTTTAATCCTGATTGTACGGGGGTTCTTGGCCCAGGCATGGTGATCAGCCCCGCTGCACTAACTGAAGAAATTGCAGAAGTACAAGCGGCTGGCATCAAAGTTAAAATGGCGATTTCAGATCGTGCGACATTGTGCCTGCCTTTACATGCCCTTGAAGATACGCTTGAAGAAGAGCGCTTGGGTGATGGCGCTTATGGTTCAACACGTCAAGGCATTGCACCAGCGTACGGCGACCGTGTGATGAAGAAAGGCATTCTTGTGGGTTGGTTAAATCAGCCTGAGATTTTAGAGCAGCGTATTCAATTCCTGCTTGATTGGAAGATGCCTCAGCTAAAAGCTCTATACCCTCAATGTGACTTCACACAAACCGCCTCTGAAATGACAGAGTGGCTACTTGAAGTGACTAAGGCTTGGCGTCCATTCATTTGCAACGTGACTGAGCCGCTTAAAGCACTGCAATCACAAGACGCTAATCTACTGTTTGAAGCTCAACTAGGTGCGGGCCGTGACCTTGTCTACGGCGAATACCCTTGGACGACGTCTTCTAATGTAACTGCAGCTTACGCTGGTATCGGTAGTGGTTTACCTGCCCTTCGTCCTGAGCGTGTTATTGCAGTTGCTAAAGCATTCAGCTCATCTGTAGGTACTGGTACGCTAGTGACTGCAATGGAAGAGCAAGACAGCTTCCGCGAAAGCTCTAACGAATATGGCGCAACAACGGGTCGCCCACGTGATATGGGTTACTTTGATGCGGTAGCAACTCGCAACGGCGTTGACCTACAAGCCGCGACTGAAATCGCACTGACTAAGATTGACTGTCTGTCTGGTTTGTCTGAACTTAAGATTTGTACCGCTTACTCAGGAGAGCACACTGAGAACCCGATTTGGCCACAAACAGCAGAGCTAAAGCCGGTTTATGAAGATATGGCAGGCTGGGACGAAGACATCACTGGCTGTCGCACGTTTGAGAGCCTTCCTCAGGCCGCACAAGATTACGTTACTCGTATCGAAGAGTTAATGGGTGTTCCAATTGTAATGGTATCGGTCGGTCCAGAGCGCGAGCAAATGATCATTCGAGCTTAG